A window of the Nocardia sp. NBC_01329 genome harbors these coding sequences:
- a CDS encoding DUF2469 domain-containing protein, with translation MSAEDLEKYETEMELSLYREYKDIVGQFSYVVETERRFYLANSVELRPQNADGEVYFEVRMSDAWVWDMYRPARFVKHVRVITFKDVNIEELEKPDLRLPE, from the coding sequence ATGAGTGCCGAGGACCTCGAGAAATACGAAACCGAGATGGAGCTCTCGCTCTACCGGGAGTACAAGGACATCGTCGGTCAGTTCTCGTACGTGGTGGAAACCGAACGCCGCTTCTATCTGGCCAACTCGGTGGAGCTACGACCGCAGAACGCCGACGGTGAGGTGTACTTCGAAGTTCGGATGAGCGATGCGTGGGTGTGGGATATGTACCGGCCCGCGCGCTTCGTCAAACACGTCCGGGTGATCACCTTCAAGGACGTGAACATCGAAGAGCTGGAGAAACCCGACCTGCGCCTGCCGGAATGA
- a CDS encoding AMP-binding protein: MGADPNVRVRELLDTYDRFDACAAELLCDRHPADAVAFSVIDSDLSAVDLTYGELRARSERFAAGLAGLGVGSGDQVATLMAKSVDLVVVLLGIWRRGAVHVPLFTAFAAPAIAFRLHASGASIVVADPDQAGKLTPGADMPADPPWRIIVTGETDVRGALRMDELVVDGTDTEPPVAVGGDGLLVQLFTSGTTGTPKGVPIPVRALASFHAYQEFALDVRPGDVFWNAADPGWAYGLYYAILGPLASGTRSLLLHAGFSPALTWQVLERFGVTNFAAAPTVYRALRAAAPGNPVRLRRASSAGEPLTPEVVAWSREHLGVAVRDHYGQTEHGMVICNAWHDDLDIAAPAGSMGRSLPGWECTVLSDDSDTEAPVGELGRIAVDAERSALLWFLGYLDAPEQTARRYTADGRWYLTGDAGSRDADGYFHFSARDDDVIIMAGYRIGPFDVESVLVLHDDVAEAAVVGLPDTLRGEVLEAFVVLRGEVAGTGELEAELQTLVKEKFAAHAYPRRVHFVAALPKTPSGKVQRFLLRQQGRDAG, from the coding sequence ATGGGTGCAGACCCCAACGTGCGGGTGCGCGAACTGCTGGACACCTACGACCGCTTCGACGCCTGCGCGGCGGAGTTGCTGTGCGACCGACATCCAGCCGATGCGGTGGCGTTCAGCGTGATCGACAGCGATCTGTCGGCGGTCGACCTCACCTACGGCGAACTGCGCGCGCGGTCCGAACGCTTCGCCGCCGGGCTGGCCGGGCTCGGGGTGGGCTCCGGCGATCAGGTCGCGACATTGATGGCGAAATCGGTGGACCTGGTGGTCGTACTGCTCGGGATCTGGCGGCGCGGTGCTGTGCACGTCCCTCTGTTCACGGCGTTCGCCGCCCCTGCCATCGCCTTCCGGTTGCATGCGTCCGGAGCGTCGATCGTGGTCGCCGATCCGGACCAGGCCGGCAAGCTGACCCCGGGCGCGGATATGCCTGCCGACCCGCCCTGGCGCATCATCGTCACCGGTGAAACCGACGTCCGGGGCGCGTTGCGGATGGACGAACTGGTGGTAGACGGAACCGATACCGAACCGCCGGTCGCGGTGGGCGGCGACGGACTACTCGTGCAGCTGTTCACTAGTGGTACCACCGGCACCCCGAAAGGGGTACCGATCCCGGTCCGGGCCCTGGCCTCGTTCCACGCCTATCAGGAGTTCGCGCTCGACGTCCGCCCCGGCGACGTCTTCTGGAACGCCGCAGATCCCGGCTGGGCCTACGGTCTCTACTACGCGATTCTCGGTCCGTTGGCCTCCGGCACCCGCAGCTTGCTGCTGCACGCCGGGTTCTCCCCGGCACTGACCTGGCAGGTCCTGGAACGGTTCGGTGTCACCAACTTCGCGGCCGCCCCCACCGTCTACCGAGCACTGCGCGCAGCCGCGCCGGGCAATCCGGTACGGCTGCGCCGCGCATCCTCGGCGGGGGAGCCGCTGACCCCCGAGGTGGTGGCCTGGTCCCGGGAACATCTCGGTGTCGCCGTCCGAGATCATTACGGGCAGACCGAACACGGCATGGTCATCTGCAACGCCTGGCACGACGACCTGGATATCGCCGCCCCCGCGGGTTCCATGGGCCGGTCACTCCCCGGATGGGAGTGCACTGTCCTGTCCGACGACTCGGATACCGAAGCACCGGTCGGGGAATTGGGCCGCATCGCCGTCGACGCCGAGCGCAGCGCCCTGCTGTGGTTCCTCGGCTATCTGGACGCACCGGAGCAGACCGCGCGGCGCTATACCGCCGACGGCCGCTGGTATCTCACCGGCGATGCCGGTTCGCGCGATGCCGACGGGTATTTCCACTTCTCGGCCCGCGACGACGATGTGATCATCATGGCCGGGTACCGGATCGGCCCCTTCGATGTCGAGAGCGTGCTGGTACTGCACGACGATGTCGCCGAAGCGGCGGTCGTCGGTCTTCCGGACACGTTGCGCGGCGAAGTCCTGGAGGCGTTCGTGGTGCTGCGTGGTGAGGTGGCCGGGACCGGTGAACTGGAAGCCGAACTGCAAACTCTCGTGAAGGAGAAGTTCGCCGCGCACGCTTATCCGCGCCGGGTGCATTTCGTCGCCGCGCTCCCCAAGACCCCCAGCGGCAAGGTCCAACGGTTCCTGCTGCGGCAGCAGGGCCGCGACGCCGGATAG
- the rplS gene encoding 50S ribosomal protein L19: MNTLDFVDESSLRSDVPDFRPGDTLNVHVKVIEGSKERIQVFKGVVIRRQGGGIRETFTVRKVSFGVGVERTFPVHSPTIDHIDVVTRGDVRRAKLYYLRELRGKAAKIKEKR, from the coding sequence ATGAACACCCTTGATTTCGTCGACGAGAGCTCGCTGCGCAGCGACGTCCCCGACTTCCGGCCGGGCGACACCCTCAATGTGCACGTGAAGGTCATCGAGGGCTCCAAAGAACGCATCCAGGTCTTCAAGGGCGTCGTCATCCGACGCCAGGGCGGCGGTATCCGCGAGACCTTCACCGTGCGCAAGGTGTCGTTCGGTGTCGGTGTGGAGCGCACCTTTCCGGTGCACAGCCCCACCATCGATCACATCGATGTGGTGACCCGCGGTGATGTCCGCCGCGCCAAGCTGTACTACCTGCGGGAGCTCCGCGGTAAGGCCGCCAAGATCAAGGAAAAGCGCTGA
- a CDS encoding Tex family protein, translating to MPTDSPRDPGTGPVVSGPVSRRIADELSVRENQVRAAVELLDAGSTVPFIARYRKEVTGGLDDAQLRTLEERLHYLRELDERRDTIIESIRGQGKLDEALHRQLVLAETKARLEDIYLPYKPKRRTKAQIAREAGHEPVAAALLGDPDTDPAGYSAEQLEGARAILVERFAEDADLVGELRELMWNRGRVTATVRAGKEETGAKFADYFEFGEEFASLPSHRILALLRGEKEEVLSLHLDPEPADSELAPGERSLYEARIAQRFSIADAGRAADGWLLDAVRWAWRTKLQVSLGIDTRMRLRQAAERDAVDVFATNLRDLLLAAPAGTRTTMGLDPGYRTGVKVAVVDGTGKAVATEVVYPHKPQNQTEKSLAVLGALVARFGVELIAIGNGTASRETDALAAQLIERIPENKPTKIVVSEAGASVYSASAYASQELPDMDVSLRGAVSIARRLQDPLAELVKIEPKSIGVGQYQHDVSETLLARSLGAVVEDAVNAVGVDVNTASVPLLSRVSGVTGSVAESIVAHRDQNGPFRSRTALLDVPRLGPKAFEQCAGFLRIRGGEDPLDTSAVHPEAYPVVRRILETTGSGIAEVIGNGTVLRTLRPADFTDEKFGVPTVTDIISELEKPGRDPRPEFKTAEFAAGIEKVADLEPGMVLEGVVTNVAAFGAFVDVGVHQDGLVHVSAMSRNFVRDPREVVKSGDVVKVKVLEVDIARQRIGLSLRLDDEPGTGKPERAQGPGDRGRGQGGRDGGARGGGAGGSERGGGSERGGGGGDWGGRTRGRNDKNRGGQAGGQGQGQGNGGNRGAGSGQERNRGQSRDGRRDNAPVNGAMADALRRAGFRK from the coding sequence ATCCCCACCGACTCTCCTCGAGACCCCGGTACCGGCCCGGTGGTGTCCGGTCCCGTCAGCCGGCGTATCGCCGACGAACTCTCGGTGCGGGAGAACCAGGTCCGGGCTGCCGTCGAACTATTGGACGCCGGTTCGACCGTCCCGTTCATCGCGCGGTACCGCAAAGAGGTCACCGGTGGTTTGGACGACGCGCAACTGCGCACGCTCGAGGAACGCCTGCACTATCTGCGCGAACTCGACGAACGTCGCGACACCATCATCGAATCCATCCGTGGCCAGGGCAAACTCGACGAGGCACTGCACCGGCAATTGGTGCTGGCCGAGACCAAGGCACGGCTCGAGGACATTTACCTGCCCTATAAACCCAAGCGCCGCACCAAGGCTCAGATCGCGCGTGAAGCAGGACACGAGCCCGTCGCGGCCGCCCTGCTCGGCGACCCGGATACCGATCCGGCCGGGTACTCCGCCGAACAACTCGAGGGCGCACGGGCCATCCTGGTCGAGCGCTTCGCCGAAGACGCCGATCTGGTGGGCGAACTCCGCGAACTCATGTGGAACCGGGGACGTGTCACCGCGACCGTGCGTGCCGGTAAGGAAGAAACCGGAGCGAAGTTCGCCGATTACTTCGAATTCGGCGAAGAGTTCGCGAGCCTGCCCTCCCATCGCATTCTGGCGCTGCTGCGAGGTGAGAAGGAAGAGGTGCTCAGCCTGCACCTCGACCCCGAACCCGCCGATTCCGAACTCGCGCCCGGCGAACGCAGTCTCTACGAAGCCCGGATCGCACAGCGCTTCTCGATCGCCGACGCCGGGCGCGCCGCCGACGGCTGGTTGCTCGATGCGGTGCGCTGGGCCTGGCGGACCAAGCTCCAGGTGAGCCTGGGCATCGACACCCGGATGCGCCTGCGTCAGGCCGCCGAACGCGACGCGGTCGACGTATTCGCCACCAACCTGCGCGATCTGCTGCTGGCAGCCCCTGCCGGAACCCGCACCACCATGGGTCTGGACCCGGGCTACCGAACCGGTGTCAAGGTCGCGGTGGTGGACGGCACCGGAAAGGCGGTGGCGACCGAGGTGGTGTACCCACACAAACCGCAGAACCAGACCGAGAAATCGCTGGCCGTGCTCGGCGCCCTGGTCGCACGGTTCGGTGTCGAGCTCATCGCCATCGGCAACGGGACGGCGTCCCGGGAGACCGACGCGCTCGCCGCGCAACTCATCGAACGGATCCCGGAGAACAAACCGACCAAGATCGTGGTCTCCGAGGCGGGAGCCTCGGTGTACTCGGCCTCGGCGTACGCCTCGCAAGAATTGCCCGATATGGACGTTTCGCTGCGCGGTGCGGTCTCGATCGCGCGCCGGTTGCAGGATCCGCTGGCCGAACTGGTCAAGATCGAACCGAAATCGATCGGCGTCGGTCAGTATCAGCACGATGTCTCGGAGACACTGCTGGCCCGATCTCTGGGCGCGGTGGTGGAGGACGCCGTGAACGCGGTCGGCGTCGATGTGAACACCGCCTCCGTACCGCTGCTGTCGCGGGTCTCCGGTGTTACCGGATCGGTCGCGGAGAGCATTGTCGCGCACCGGGATCAGAACGGGCCCTTCCGCAGCCGGACCGCGCTGCTGGACGTGCCTCGACTGGGCCCGAAGGCGTTCGAACAGTGCGCGGGCTTCCTGCGGATCCGTGGCGGCGAGGATCCGCTCGACACTTCGGCGGTGCACCCGGAGGCCTATCCGGTAGTGCGCCGGATCCTCGAGACCACCGGCAGCGGGATCGCCGAGGTGATCGGCAACGGCACGGTCCTGCGCACGTTGCGCCCGGCCGATTTCACCGATGAGAAATTCGGTGTCCCCACCGTCACCGACATCATCAGCGAATTGGAGAAGCCCGGCCGCGACCCGCGTCCGGAGTTCAAGACCGCGGAATTCGCGGCGGGCATCGAGAAGGTCGCCGATCTGGAACCGGGGATGGTGCTGGAGGGAGTCGTCACCAACGTCGCCGCGTTCGGTGCCTTCGTCGACGTCGGTGTCCATCAGGACGGCCTGGTGCATGTCTCCGCCATGTCCCGCAATTTCGTGCGCGACCCCCGCGAAGTGGTCAAATCCGGCGACGTGGTCAAGGTCAAGGTGCTCGAGGTCGATATCGCGCGCCAGCGGATCGGATTGTCGCTACGGCTCGACGACGAACCGGGCACAGGTAAACCCGAACGGGCCCAGGGCCCCGGAGACCGCGGCCGCGGCCAGGGCGGTCGTGACGGCGGCGCCCGCGGTGGTGGCGCCGGCGGCAGCGAACGAGGCGGCGGTAGCGAACGGGGCGGCGGTGGTGGTGACTGGGGCGGCCGGACTCGAGGTCGCAACGACAAGAACCGCGGTGGTCAGGCCGGTGGTCAAGGCCAGGGCCAGGGCAATGGTGGTAATCGTGGCGCCGGTAGCGGTCAGGAACGAAATCGCGGGCAGAGCCGGGACGGCCGGCGCGATAATGCTCCGGTGAACGGTGCCATGGCCGACGCGTTGCGGCGGGCGGGTTTCCGGAAGTGA
- the lepB gene encoding signal peptidase I — MADESWSVSGSGSRDEPPRRRRARKQVKAKRQRPFWQELPILLVIAAIIAALMVTFVGRPYVIPSQSMEPTLHGCAGCTGDRIYVQKVSYYWSDPKPGDVVVFVGPPSWNDHYVSIRSENPAVRGIQNFFAFFGLVPPDENDLVKRVIAVGGQTVECCDDQGRVMVDGKPLDEPYVADDYPWVQGQQNAAYPVGRVFGPVLVPPGHLWVMGDNRNESRDSRAHVGDDLQGTVPIENVRGKAVFKIWPPGRIGPVTSQDPQ, encoded by the coding sequence GTGGCAGATGAGAGTTGGTCGGTTTCCGGATCCGGATCCAGGGACGAACCGCCGAGAAGGCGTCGTGCGCGAAAGCAGGTAAAAGCGAAGCGGCAGCGCCCGTTCTGGCAGGAACTTCCCATCCTGCTCGTCATCGCGGCGATCATCGCCGCTCTCATGGTCACCTTCGTCGGCCGTCCCTATGTCATCCCCTCCCAGTCCATGGAACCCACCCTGCACGGCTGCGCCGGCTGTACCGGCGACCGGATCTACGTGCAGAAGGTGAGCTATTACTGGAGTGATCCGAAACCCGGTGATGTCGTCGTGTTCGTGGGACCGCCGTCCTGGAACGATCACTACGTCTCCATCCGGTCGGAGAATCCCGCGGTCCGCGGAATCCAGAACTTCTTCGCCTTCTTCGGCCTCGTACCACCGGATGAGAACGACCTGGTGAAGCGGGTGATCGCGGTCGGTGGACAGACCGTGGAGTGCTGCGATGACCAGGGCCGGGTCATGGTGGACGGTAAACCGCTGGACGAGCCCTACGTCGCCGACGACTACCCGTGGGTGCAGGGTCAGCAGAACGCCGCCTATCCGGTCGGCCGGGTCTTCGGACCGGTACTGGTTCCGCCGGGTCATCTGTGGGTGATGGGTGACAACCGCAATGAATCCCGCGATTCCCGCGCTCATGTCGGCGATGATCTGCAGGGCACCGTCCCCATCGAGAATGTTCGCGGTAAAGCCGTCTTCAAGATCTGGCCGCCCGGCCGTATCGGTCCGGTCACCTCGCAGGATCCGCAATAG
- a CDS encoding ribonuclease HII translates to MTRSNRAGSGRVGSWPPRVVVRRAAGLRTLDSALIRSGLGPVAGVDEAGRGPSAGPLVVAACVLAPKASTALAGLNDSKKLTESARESLFPVIKRLALAWKVVVIPAAEIDAIGIHVANIEGMRRAVAGLDCSPGYVLTDGFRVPGLAVPSLPVIGGDASAACIAAASVLAKVTRDRMMVELDQRRPGYGFAEHKGYNTTQHLEALRRLGPCPEHRRSWRTVRECGAPVPAGAESLAFATADTGGAA, encoded by the coding sequence GTGACACGAAGTAACCGAGCCGGCTCGGGGCGAGTCGGCAGTTGGCCGCCACGTGTCGTGGTACGCAGGGCCGCCGGTCTGCGGACGCTGGATTCGGCGCTGATCCGCAGCGGCCTGGGGCCGGTCGCCGGTGTGGACGAGGCAGGGCGCGGCCCGAGTGCCGGGCCCCTGGTGGTCGCCGCGTGCGTGCTCGCGCCGAAAGCGTCGACTGCGCTGGCCGGACTCAACGACTCCAAGAAGTTGACCGAGTCGGCCCGTGAATCACTGTTCCCGGTGATCAAGCGGCTGGCTCTGGCCTGGAAGGTGGTGGTGATCCCGGCCGCGGAGATCGACGCCATCGGAATCCACGTCGCCAACATCGAAGGTATGCGCCGCGCGGTCGCGGGCCTGGATTGTTCGCCGGGTTATGTGCTCACCGACGGTTTCCGGGTGCCGGGGCTGGCGGTGCCGTCGCTGCCGGTGATCGGTGGCGACGCCAGCGCCGCCTGTATAGCGGCGGCCAGTGTGCTGGCCAAGGTCACCCGGGACCGGATGATGGTCGAACTCGATCAGCGCCGGCCGGGCTACGGATTCGCCGAGCACAAGGGCTACAACACCACACAGCACCTCGAAGCGCTGCGCCGGCTCGGCCCGTGCCCGGAACATCGCCGGTCGTGGCGTACGGTGCGCGAATGCGGCGCGCCCGTACCCGCGGGGGCCGAATCCCTGGCATTCGCCACCGCCGATACCGGCGGCGCCGCCTGA
- a CDS encoding YraN family protein encodes MGHNAALGAQGEELAARYLQAAGMEIVCRNWRCRYGELDLVVRDAGVTAFVEVKTRSGLGYGTPAEAVTYDKRRRIRRLALLWLTEQDGPWQRIRFDVVAIVLSRSADPVIDHLRAVF; translated from the coding sequence GTGGGACACAACGCGGCGCTCGGCGCACAAGGGGAGGAACTGGCGGCCAGGTATCTGCAGGCCGCCGGGATGGAGATCGTCTGCCGTAACTGGCGGTGCAGATACGGCGAACTGGACCTGGTGGTCCGCGATGCGGGGGTAACCGCGTTCGTCGAGGTGAAAACCAGATCGGGGCTCGGCTACGGAACCCCGGCCGAGGCCGTCACCTACGACAAACGCCGGCGGATCCGCCGCCTGGCGCTGCTCTGGCTCACCGAACAGGACGGGCCGTGGCAGCGGATCCGGTTCGACGTGGTCGCGATCGTGCTCTCACGCAGCGCCGACCCCGTTATCGATCACCTCCGGGCGGTGTTCTGA